One Pleurocapsa sp. PCC 7327 DNA segment encodes these proteins:
- a CDS encoding pentapeptide repeat-containing protein, producing MNVDNLLKQYAAGERNFEGVDLTGTCLYRAKLSGINLKGANLVGANLSGADLVAADLSEANLIGANLSGANSIGANFSHADIIGANLGGAKLAEANLAKITLNGSNLSGANLSGANLSEASLKGANLSGAVLSATLMEANLAGANLSNASLVEANLSGANLRGANLAGANLSKTNLHKATLAGANLCGASLAEADLSQANLYGANASEESLREANLQGATLPDGTIV from the coding sequence ATGAATGTCGATAACCTATTGAAGCAATATGCAGCCGGAGAAAGAAATTTTGAGGGAGTCGATCTCACGGGAACATGCCTCTATCGCGCCAAACTGAGCGGAATTAATCTAAAAGGTGCCAACTTAGTTGGAGCTAATCTCAGCGGAGCAGATCTAGTAGCAGCAGATTTGAGCGAAGCTAACTTGATTGGTGCTAACCTGAGCGGAGCTAATTCGATCGGCGCTAACTTCAGTCATGCCGATATCATCGGAGCCAATCTCGGCGGGGCCAAACTAGCTGAAGCTAACTTGGCGAAAATTACGTTGAATGGCAGCAATTTGAGCGGTGCTAATCTCAGTGGCGCTAATTTAAGCGAGGCATCCCTTAAAGGTGCTAATCTGAGCGGAGCGGTTTTGAGTGCTACTCTGATGGAAGCCAATCTAGCAGGGGCTAACTTAAGTAACGCAAGTTTGGTTGAGGCTAACCTAAGCGGCGCTAATTTAAGAGGAGCCAATCTAGCTGGTGCGAACTTATCCAAAACCAACCTGCACAAAGCCACGCTAGCAGGAGCCAATTTATGCGGTGCCAGTCTTGCCGAAGCCGACTTGAGCCAAGCTAATTTGTATGGTGCTAATGCTAGCGAGGAAAGTCTTCGGGAAGCTAACCTCCAAGGAGCCACCTTACCAGATGGTACGATCGTATAA
- a CDS encoding helix-turn-helix domain-containing protein yields MTYTIVTECIACDACRPRCPTEAIARRENLYQIDPYLCNNCLEYYPDPLCVVLCPTLHPVPLEIDPSFKIKRKKCRWSDKESLANPELFLDGKTTAIAAARIVWEACNLLAQSSLLPWLTEPDGKVSYSQQFRYGKGKIRFRLAENLEGECPNSLSGDAAWRAIELFNLRAACMHLIYAACATTLERPWEEAFVIDDGQIEAYLRLDERKDLSRHDKLALIKFLARQPCQLLASIRFPQQERLRAFTVEESRLWHLLSIEHRFQEDSFGNKHVIGLRFRIRAGQWAKYFLNPQGAQEKTAFYQSAILPKSLLEKVMSLWQKHQGAARMMLWLLFKLQQEPEEAIAVSTLMKVGYGEEPIARTNRKRDRRTQRIQTFENDLEVLYECGFKPVFDPVTYASEIQPLWAKLLDIPEDSEADLDFWIDDASKSRRITDPAPRRKWERLMNAYILKFELPTEFARGIAEFEAQKKETVTEKAKRKIQPELTGEAVIAARNNKGWSQRRLAKMMGKSQSWVRDIEHKRFEIKPADRERLREILGL; encoded by the coding sequence ATGACCTATACAATCGTGACTGAGTGTATCGCCTGCGATGCTTGCCGTCCTCGATGTCCGACAGAAGCGATCGCGAGAAGAGAAAATCTCTATCAAATCGATCCCTATCTCTGCAATAACTGTCTGGAATATTATCCCGATCCGCTATGCGTAGTGCTATGTCCGACTCTCCATCCGGTTCCCTTAGAAATCGATCCGTCCTTTAAAATTAAGAGGAAAAAATGTCGCTGGTCGGACAAAGAAAGCCTCGCTAACCCAGAACTATTTTTAGATGGAAAGACAACTGCGATCGCGGCAGCAAGGATCGTTTGGGAAGCTTGCAATCTCCTAGCTCAATCGAGTTTGCTTCCTTGGCTAACCGAACCGGATGGAAAAGTTTCCTACAGCCAGCAATTTCGGTATGGCAAGGGAAAGATCCGCTTCCGCCTTGCCGAAAATTTAGAAGGCGAATGTCCCAATTCCCTTAGCGGCGATGCAGCTTGGCGAGCGATCGAACTATTTAATCTGAGAGCTGCTTGCATGCACCTCATCTATGCTGCTTGTGCGACGACTTTGGAACGTCCTTGGGAAGAAGCATTCGTCATTGACGACGGACAGATTGAAGCTTATTTAAGATTAGACGAACGTAAAGACCTATCCAGACACGACAAACTAGCCCTAATTAAATTTCTAGCTCGGCAACCCTGCCAACTGCTCGCTTCTATTCGCTTTCCCCAACAGGAGCGCCTCAGAGCCTTTACAGTAGAAGAAAGCCGACTCTGGCACCTACTGAGCATCGAACACCGCTTTCAAGAAGATTCCTTTGGCAACAAACACGTCATCGGGCTTCGGTTTAGGATTAGGGCAGGTCAGTGGGCGAAATATTTCCTCAATCCCCAAGGAGCACAAGAAAAGACTGCCTTTTATCAATCTGCCATCCTACCTAAATCGCTCTTGGAAAAAGTCATGAGCCTTTGGCAGAAGCACCAAGGAGCGGCTCGCATGATGCTCTGGCTGCTATTTAAACTTCAGCAGGAACCAGAAGAAGCGATCGCTGTTTCAACCCTAATGAAAGTTGGCTATGGCGAGGAGCCAATTGCGCGAACCAATAGAAAACGCGATCGCCGCACGCAGCGGATACAAACTTTTGAAAACGATTTAGAAGTCTTATACGAGTGCGGTTTTAAACCCGTTTTCGATCCGGTGACCTATGCCTCAGAAATTCAGCCACTTTGGGCTAAATTACTCGATATTCCCGAAGATAGCGAAGCCGATCTCGACTTTTGGATCGATGATGCTAGCAAAAGTAGGCGAATCACCGATCCTGCCCCTCGCCGAAAATGGGAACGGCTGATGAATGCTTACATTCTCAAGTTTGAATTGCCGACGGAATTTGCGCGGGGGATAGCTGAGTTTGAAGCTCAAAAAAAAGAAACTGTCACAGAAAAAGCGAAGCGCAAAATACAGCCCGAACTAACTGGAGAAGCAGTGATAGCCGCTCGCAACAATAAAGGCTGGAGCCAAAGGCGTTTGGCAAAGATGATGGGCAAAAGCCAGAGTTGGGTGAGGGATATCGAACACAAGCGTTTTGAAATCAAACCAGCAGATCGAGAGCGATTGAGAGAAATTTTAGGATTGTAG
- a CDS encoding ParA family protein — MGSIIAIVNMKGGVGKTTVTINLATCLAKNYGKRVLVVDLDTQINATLSLMSPFQFAKLKQEKRTIKTLIHQATELDNSLSLSILEIIQPNICHTKGLDLLPGDVEIYQDFLLAEIIVAKSQGKHQEFKNNWHQLEDTLIASILKPVINNYDFIFMDFSPEDNLITRSGILASHFYLVPAKPEPLSVIGVGMLEGRIQQFKDRDRSHLNLLGIIFTSLGHASNMGEKIRRRLSEDFGERAIFQTEIPLNIAVARAVEEYKPVVLTEPQSPGAKAFYCLSHEFLEKFTCWSR, encoded by the coding sequence ATGGGATCTATTATCGCCATAGTCAACATGAAAGGTGGCGTTGGGAAAACCACAGTTACTATCAATTTAGCAACTTGTCTAGCAAAAAATTATGGCAAGAGAGTATTAGTTGTTGACTTGGATACCCAAATTAATGCCACGCTGAGTTTAATGTCTCCTTTTCAATTTGCCAAACTCAAACAAGAAAAACGAACTATAAAAACTTTAATTCATCAAGCAACCGAACTAGATAATTCTTTATCTCTATCGATTCTTGAAATCATTCAACCAAATATTTGCCATACTAAAGGTCTTGATTTATTGCCAGGAGATGTGGAGATTTATCAGGATTTTTTACTGGCAGAAATAATCGTGGCAAAATCTCAAGGTAAACATCAAGAATTCAAAAATAACTGGCATCAATTAGAGGATACATTAATTGCTAGTATCCTCAAACCAGTTATTAATAACTATGACTTTATTTTCATGGACTTTTCTCCAGAAGATAACTTAATTACTCGCAGCGGCATTCTAGCTAGTCATTTTTATCTAGTGCCTGCCAAACCCGAACCTTTATCAGTAATAGGAGTTGGCATGTTAGAAGGTCGAATTCAGCAATTCAAAGATCGCGATCGCTCTCACCTTAATTTACTAGGAATTATCTTCACTTCTTTAGGACATGCTAGTAATATGGGAGAAAAAATCAGACGTAGATTGAGTGAGGATTTTGGCGAACGAGCAATTTTTCAGACAGAAATTCCGCTTAACATTGCGGTGGCAAGAGCTGTTGAAGAATATAAACCCGTCGTTTTAACAGAACCTCAATCTCCCGGTGCTAAAGCTTTTTATTGCTTAAGCCATGAATTTTTAGAAAAATTTACTTGTTGGTCGCGATAA
- a CDS encoding acyl-CoA desaturase codes for MTVATSDKLFPAWSIIIYMATIHLVALLALFPSNFSWGALGISFVLYWLTGGIGITLGFHRLVSHRSFEVPKWLEYILVFCGTLACQGGPLYWIGGHRIHHKYSDTELDPHDSNKGFWWSHMGWMLCQNPARTEIPRYTKDIQDDPFYQFCEKYFIPIQIVLGLLLYWWGGWSFVIWGIFVRLVVVFHFTWFVNSATHKFGYQSYESNDNSRNCWWVALLTFGEGWHNNHHAYQYSARHGLEWWEIDLTWMTIRVLQILGLAKNVKLAPKQ; via the coding sequence ATGACTGTTGCCACATCTGACAAACTTTTTCCGGCTTGGAGCATTATTATTTACATGGCTACGATTCATCTCGTAGCCTTACTCGCTTTATTTCCCAGTAACTTTAGCTGGGGTGCTTTAGGCATTAGCTTTGTACTGTATTGGTTAACTGGCGGTATAGGAATTACATTAGGATTTCATCGCTTAGTTTCTCACCGAAGTTTTGAAGTTCCCAAATGGTTAGAGTATATCCTAGTTTTTTGTGGTACGCTTGCCTGTCAGGGTGGTCCACTTTATTGGATTGGCGGACATCGAATCCATCATAAATATTCCGATACCGAATTAGATCCCCACGATTCTAATAAAGGTTTTTGGTGGAGTCATATGGGCTGGATGTTATGCCAAAATCCAGCAAGGACAGAGATTCCTCGCTACACCAAAGATATCCAAGACGATCCTTTCTATCAATTTTGTGAAAAATATTTCATTCCCATTCAAATTGTCTTAGGATTACTGCTCTACTGGTGGGGCGGTTGGTCGTTTGTAATTTGGGGAATTTTTGTGCGTTTAGTCGTCGTATTTCATTTCACATGGTTTGTTAACAGCGCCACTCACAAATTTGGCTATCAAAGTTATGAATCTAACGATAATTCGAGAAACTGTTGGTGGGTTGCCTTGCTAACTTTTGGCGAAGGATGGCACAACAATCATCACGCCTATCAATATTCGGCACGTCACGGTTTGGAGTGGTGGGAAATCGATCTCACTTGGATGACGATTCGCGTTTTACAAATTCTTGGTTTGGCAAAAAATGTTAAGTTAGCGCCAAAGCAATAG
- a CDS encoding methionine gamma-lyase family protein → MDDLSLLKAAETALLPIFSEIDTQVKQNLKKVLEAFRSYRVGVHHFSSVSGYGHDDLGRETLDKVFARAMGAEAAAVRVQFVSGTHAIACALFGVLRPGDEMLAVAGAPYDTLEEVIGLRGIAQGSLAEFNIKYRELALTKRGTIDWQALNTAVKDNTRLVLIQRSCGYSWRQSLSIEEIEKIIYVVKQQNPNTVCFVDNCYGEFIEDREPTDVGADLMAGSLIKNPGGTIVTAGGYIAGKEELVEAAACRLTAPGIGSSGGATFDQNRLLFQGLFLAPQMVGEAMKGSHLIAYVFDKLGYPVNPPPLVPRRDVIQAIQLGSPEKLIAFCRAIQRYSPVGSYLDPVPAEMPGYESQLVMAGGTFIDGSTSEFSADGPLREPYIVFCQGGTHWTHVAIALESAIEAVGKAD, encoded by the coding sequence ATGGACGATTTATCGCTACTTAAAGCAGCAGAAACAGCCCTCTTACCGATTTTTTCTGAAATTGACACCCAGGTCAAGCAAAATCTCAAAAAAGTTTTGGAAGCTTTTCGCAGCTATCGAGTTGGCGTTCATCATTTCTCCAGCGTGAGCGGTTACGGACACGACGACCTCGGACGGGAGACGCTGGATAAGGTTTTTGCTCGTGCGATGGGAGCAGAAGCTGCTGCCGTGCGGGTACAGTTTGTATCGGGAACTCACGCGATCGCATGTGCTTTGTTTGGCGTGCTTCGCCCTGGAGACGAAATGCTAGCCGTCGCAGGCGCACCCTACGATACCCTCGAAGAAGTCATTGGTCTGCGAGGCATCGCTCAAGGTTCCCTCGCTGAGTTTAACATTAAATATCGGGAATTAGCCCTAACCAAAAGAGGGACGATAGATTGGCAAGCGCTTAACACTGCGGTAAAAGACAATACCCGTCTGGTATTAATTCAGCGTTCCTGCGGCTATTCCTGGCGACAGAGTTTATCGATTGAGGAAATAGAAAAGATTATTTATGTAGTCAAACAACAAAATCCCAATACCGTTTGCTTTGTCGATAATTGTTATGGAGAATTTATCGAAGATCGAGAACCGACAGATGTAGGAGCAGATCTAATGGCAGGTTCTCTGATTAAAAATCCGGGGGGAACCATCGTCACGGCAGGGGGCTATATTGCAGGAAAAGAAGAATTGGTAGAAGCGGCGGCATGTCGTTTGACGGCACCTGGAATTGGCAGTAGTGGCGGGGCAACTTTTGACCAAAATCGCTTGCTATTTCAAGGTCTATTCCTAGCACCGCAAATGGTCGGCGAAGCGATGAAAGGCAGTCATCTCATTGCCTATGTCTTTGATAAATTGGGCTATCCCGTCAACCCGCCGCCGCTGGTTCCCCGTCGGGATGTGATTCAAGCGATTCAATTGGGTTCGCCAGAAAAGCTAATTGCCTTTTGTCGGGCGATTCAACGTTATTCTCCCGTCGGTTCTTATCTAGACCCCGTTCCCGCAGAAATGCCAGGATATGAGAGTCAGTTAGTCATGGCTGGTGGAACGTTTATCGATGGGAGTACTTCTGAATTTTCTGCCGACGGTCCCCTACGAGAGCCTTATATCGTTTTCTGTCAGGGGGGGACCCATTGGACTCACGTCGCGATCGCGCTAGAATCGGCGATCGAAGCAGTGGGAAAAGCAGACTAG
- a CDS encoding helix-turn-helix domain-containing protein — translation MKPYSLDLRQKIVMAYENQEGSIRQLAKRFKVSPDCVRRLLKRFYSEGKIEPKSYSGGNQPLLQPQHLEVLTTLVEEDNDATLSELAQRLEAQTKLQVSNSTISRGIKKLNLTRKKNSQGNRSLYPGETTSTMSLLE, via the coding sequence ATGAAGCCTTACTCTCTAGACTTGCGTCAAAAAATTGTGATGGCTTACGAAAACCAAGAAGGTTCAATTCGCCAGTTAGCCAAACGCTTCAAAGTAAGCCCAGATTGTGTTAGAAGACTGTTAAAGCGTTTTTACTCTGAAGGCAAAATTGAGCCTAAGTCTTACAGTGGCGGAAATCAACCTCTCCTGCAACCTCAACACCTTGAAGTGTTAACAACTCTGGTTGAAGAGGATAATGATGCTACCTTATCTGAGTTAGCTCAAAGACTTGAAGCTCAAACAAAGCTCCAAGTTAGTAACTCTACGATTAGCCGTGGAATTAAAAAGTTGAATTTGACTCGAAAAAAAAACTCTCAAGGCAACAGAAGCTTATACCCAGGAGAAACAACTTCAACGATGTCATTACTGGAATGA
- a CDS encoding acyl-CoA desaturase, with amino-acid sequence MTVATSDKLSPAWSIIIYIATVHLIALLALFPSSFSWGAVGVAFVLYWLTACMGITLGFHRLVSHRSFEVPKWLEYVLVFCGTLACQGGPLYWIGGHRIHHKYSDTELDPHDSNKGFWWSHLGWMLWENASVKEDIPRYTKDIQDDPFYQFCEKYFIPIQIVLGLLLYWWGGWSFVIWGIFVRLVVVFHFTWFVNSATHKFGYQSYESNDNSRNCWWVALLTFGEGWHNNHHAYQYSARHGLEWWEIDLTWMTIRVLQILGLAKNVKLAPTRSSD; translated from the coding sequence ATGACTGTTGCCACATCTGACAAACTTTCTCCGGCTTGGAGCATTATTATTTACATAGCTACGGTTCATCTGATAGCCTTACTCGCTTTATTTCCTAGTAGCTTTAGCTGGGGAGCCGTAGGAGTCGCTTTCGTGCTTTACTGGCTAACTGCTTGCATGGGAATTACATTAGGATTTCATCGCTTAGTTTCTCACCGAAGTTTTGAAGTTCCCAAATGGTTAGAGTATGTCCTAGTTTTTTGTGGTACGCTCGCCTGTCAGGGTGGTCCACTTTATTGGATTGGCGGACATCGAATCCATCATAAATATTCCGATACCGAATTAGATCCCCACGATTCTAATAAAGGTTTTTGGTGGAGCCATCTCGGTTGGATGTTATGGGAAAATGCTTCCGTAAAAGAAGATATTCCTCGCTACACCAAAGATATCCAAGACGATCCTTTCTATCAATTTTGTGAAAAATATTTCATTCCCATTCAAATTGTCTTAGGATTACTGCTCTACTGGTGGGGCGGTTGGTCGTTTGTAATTTGGGGAATTTTTGTGCGTTTAGTCGTCGTATTTCATTTCACATGGTTTGTTAACAGCGCCACTCACAAATTTGGCTATCAAAGTTATGAATCTAACGATAATTCGAGAAACTGTTGGTGGGTTGCCTTGCTAACTTTTGGCGAAGGATGGCACAACAATCATCACGCCTATCAATATTCGGCACGTCACGGTTTGGAGTGGTGGGAAATCGATCTCACTTGGATGACGATTCGAGTTCTACAAATTCTTGGGTTGGCAAAAAATGTTAAGTTAGCGCCAACGCGATCGAGCGACTAA
- a CDS encoding pentapeptide repeat-containing protein, translating to MNGNKLLTRYAAGERDFSRIDLHGVDLAQAKLSGANLIRANLSGALLRGANLSGAFLVVASLDRADLREACLIVANLSGADLKEANLSGANLSEAVLTGAVLQKANLSGAKLRGAILAGVNLAESNLRGANLQGANLYGADLRGADLRNADLSRTNLRGANLERTIMPDGTIHW from the coding sequence ATGAATGGCAATAAGCTACTGACACGATATGCTGCTGGGGAACGGGATTTTAGCAGAATAGATTTACACGGAGTCGATCTAGCGCAGGCAAAACTCAGCGGAGCCAATCTCATTCGAGCCAATCTGTCTGGGGCACTATTAAGAGGCGCTAACTTGAGCGGTGCATTTCTGGTAGTAGCCAGCCTAGATCGAGCCGATCTCCGAGAAGCTTGTCTGATCGTAGCAAATTTGAGCGGAGCCGACCTCAAGGAAGCTAACCTAAGCGGAGCTAACTTGAGCGAAGCTGTCCTGACAGGTGCCGTTTTGCAAAAAGCCAACCTGTCGGGTGCGAAGCTGCGAGGGGCAATTCTCGCAGGAGTAAACCTAGCAGAATCCAATCTACGAGGAGCCAATCTGCAAGGAGCAAATCTCTACGGTGCCGACTTGCGAGGAGCCGATCTCAGGAATGCCGATCTCAGTCGCACCAACCTGCGCGGAGCCAACCTCGAAAGAACGATTATGCCCGATGGTACGATTCATTGGTAA
- a CDS encoding aminotransferase class I/II-fold pyridoxal phosphate-dependent enzyme produces MVLDPAANPQLATPLLDALRVEVQYPTVSFYTPGHKRGRGTSDRIAELFGRQIFQSDLPDLPGLSLFAPDGAIAKAQNLAAEAFGADRTWFLVNGSTCGVMAAIVATCAPGDKIILPRNIHQSAIAGLIVSGAHPVFVVPEYDPVVDLTHNVAPETIAEALEQHADAKAVMIVSPTYQGICGDIAAIARQVHNYGIPLLVDEAHGAHFAFHPALPTAALAAGADLAVQSTHKTLSAMTQASMLHLKGSRIDPGRVSQALQLLQSSSPSNLLLASLDAARQQMATQGKALLERTIRLADEARSRIGQIPGLSVLQPKPTKTPGFYALDPTRLTVTVSALGIDGFAADEIFYEQLGVTAELPTLQHLTFIITLGNTAEDSDRLVDAFKHLSDKYRSEGTGKIEGQSLPKFPPSPNSMPVLSPRAAFFSPTETIPISQAIGRISAETICPYPPGIPILLPGEAITEDAIASLQRIVGAGGFVSGCADASLQTLRVISK; encoded by the coding sequence ATGGTATTAGATCCCGCTGCCAACCCGCAGCTCGCTACGCCACTGCTCGATGCTTTACGGGTTGAAGTTCAATACCCGACTGTCTCCTTCTACACGCCCGGACACAAGCGAGGTCGAGGAACGTCAGATAGGATTGCCGAGCTGTTTGGTCGCCAAATCTTTCAATCGGACTTACCAGACTTGCCGGGACTGAGTTTATTTGCACCCGACGGCGCGATCGCGAAAGCCCAAAATCTGGCAGCAGAAGCCTTTGGAGCCGATCGTACTTGGTTTTTAGTCAACGGCTCAACCTGTGGCGTAATGGCAGCGATCGTGGCAACCTGCGCCCCAGGAGATAAGATTATTCTGCCGCGCAATATCCATCAATCTGCGATCGCGGGACTAATTGTTTCTGGCGCTCATCCCGTCTTTGTCGTGCCAGAATACGATCCGGTTGTGGATTTAACCCACAACGTCGCGCCCGAAACGATTGCCGAGGCGCTAGAACAACATGCGGATGCTAAAGCGGTGATGATAGTCTCTCCAACTTATCAAGGCATTTGTGGAGATATCGCCGCGATCGCTCGACAAGTTCATAATTACGGCATTCCTCTACTGGTTGACGAAGCCCATGGCGCTCATTTTGCCTTCCATCCAGCCCTACCTACCGCGGCGCTAGCAGCGGGGGCAGATTTGGCGGTACAATCGACTCACAAAACCCTATCTGCCATGACTCAGGCATCGATGTTGCATCTCAAAGGTTCGCGCATCGATCCGGGGAGAGTCAGCCAAGCGCTACAACTTCTACAGTCCAGCAGCCCCAGCAATCTGCTCTTAGCTTCTTTAGATGCCGCCAGACAACAAATGGCAACCCAAGGTAAAGCTTTGCTGGAACGCACCATTCGGCTAGCTGACGAAGCGCGATCGCGTATTGGGCAAATTCCTGGATTATCTGTTCTACAGCCAAAACCAACGAAAACGCCGGGTTTTTACGCCCTCGATCCCACCCGCCTGACAGTTACCGTCTCTGCCTTGGGGATCGATGGATTTGCGGCTGACGAAATCTTCTACGAGCAATTAGGAGTTACTGCCGAACTGCCAACCCTACAACATCTTACTTTTATTATTACTTTGGGAAATACAGCCGAAGATAGCGATCGCTTGGTCGATGCATTCAAGCATTTATCTGACAAATATAGAAGCGAGGGCACGGGAAAGATTGAGGGACAAAGCTTGCCAAAATTCCCTCCTTCCCCAAACTCCATGCCTGTATTATCCCCCCGCGCTGCTTTCTTTTCTCCTACCGAAACCATACCCATTTCTCAAGCGATTGGTCGCATTAGTGCGGAAACGATTTGTCCCTATCCGCCGGGAATTCCGATCTTGTTGCCCGGAGAAGCGATTACAGAAGACGCGATCGCGTCTTTACAAAGGATTGTTGGCGCTGGCGGGTTCGTTAGCGGTTGTGCGGATGCTAGCTTGCAGACGTTACGGGTTATTAGCAAGTAG
- a CDS encoding YcjF family protein, translated as MAVKLRKPILVAGIGVSILLWLWDGLHEEMLEVGEWGILGAIALGMGSWMLQQKASRSKSLQLLSPLKRETVDRAIAQAEAAIAALATEAPDRDISSLKQQVAQLSESFKRQTLRLAIAGGKKVGKTTLKQVLESQKIAENIQWVETAAFLSETDTTDTAAKEVALASDLVLFLTTGDLTDSERQIIQQLRGSHQQIVLLFNKQDQYLPHEREEILQQLQQRVREILPLENVIAIAAAPNPVKVRQHRDDGSVQEWMENPPAEIGALRDRLKQILIQQREQLIWGTTWREAIELKQQVKTILNEVRCDRAIPVIEQYQWIAAAAAFANPVAALDLLATAAINAQMLVDLSDIYQQKFSLSQAQAASGTIGKLMVQLGLVELSTQTIGSLLKSNAITYVAGGAVQGVSAAYLTRLAGLSLIEYFQEQEIGIASGDGLNPEKLAQKLKQVFEQNQRGALLQGFVKGALARLFPESPQTETVAS; from the coding sequence ATGGCGGTTAAATTACGCAAGCCGATCTTAGTCGCAGGCATCGGCGTATCCATCCTACTCTGGCTGTGGGATGGTCTTCACGAAGAAATGCTCGAAGTGGGAGAGTGGGGCATTTTAGGAGCGATTGCGTTGGGAATGGGTTCTTGGATGCTACAACAAAAAGCCTCTCGCAGCAAATCCCTACAGTTACTTTCGCCTCTAAAACGAGAAACCGTCGATCGGGCAATCGCTCAAGCTGAAGCAGCGATCGCAGCTTTGGCAACAGAAGCCCCAGATCGAGATATCTCCTCCTTAAAACAACAAGTCGCTCAATTGTCCGAATCGTTTAAGCGGCAAACATTACGACTGGCGATCGCCGGCGGCAAAAAAGTCGGCAAAACCACCTTAAAACAAGTCCTAGAAAGCCAAAAGATTGCCGAAAATATCCAATGGGTAGAAACAGCCGCTTTCTTATCCGAAACGGATACAACCGATACTGCCGCCAAAGAAGTTGCTCTAGCATCTGACTTAGTATTATTCCTAACAACTGGAGATTTAACCGATTCAGAACGACAAATCATACAGCAACTGAGAGGATCCCATCAGCAAATCGTCCTGCTATTTAACAAACAAGACCAATACCTTCCCCACGAACGGGAAGAAATCTTACAACAATTGCAGCAGCGAGTCAGAGAGATTCTCCCCCTGGAAAATGTTATCGCGATCGCTGCCGCTCCCAACCCAGTGAAAGTTAGACAACATCGAGACGATGGTTCCGTGCAAGAATGGATGGAAAACCCGCCAGCAGAAATCGGCGCGTTGCGCGATCGCCTCAAGCAAATTCTGATCCAACAAAGAGAACAACTGATCTGGGGAACGACTTGGCGAGAAGCAATAGAGTTAAAGCAACAAGTCAAAACAATTCTCAATGAAGTCAGATGCGATCGCGCCATTCCAGTCATCGAACAATATCAGTGGATTGCTGCTGCTGCCGCCTTTGCCAACCCCGTTGCTGCCCTCGATTTATTAGCAACGGCTGCGATTAACGCTCAAATGCTAGTCGATTTGAGCGACATCTACCAGCAAAAATTCTCTCTCTCCCAAGCACAAGCGGCTTCTGGCACGATTGGCAAGCTGATGGTGCAGTTAGGATTAGTCGAACTGTCTACCCAAACGATCGGCAGCTTACTGAAAAGTAATGCCATAACCTACGTTGCCGGCGGTGCGGTACAGGGAGTTAGTGCCGCCTATCTGACTCGCCTGGCAGGGTTAAGTCTGATCGAATATTTCCAAGAACAAGAAATCGGTATCGCTTCAGGAGACGGTTTGAATCCAGAAAAATTGGCACAAAAGCTCAAACAGGTATTCGAGCAAAATCAACGGGGCGCACTTCTACAAGGTTTCGTCAAAGGTGCGCTAGCGCGTTTGTTTCCCGAATCTCCCCAAACGGAAACGGTGGCTTCCTAA